In one Brevibacillus choshinensis genomic region, the following are encoded:
- a CDS encoding aldehyde dehydrogenase family protein, with translation MDKWHLWINGKWVEGKQYEPLHSPSNGAVIAHIAQATVEDAKIAIEGAHSAFQEFKHMPAHERSQILSNAVQLLEQRKEEAARIIASEAAKPMKSARTEIIRTIQTYQFAAEEAKRIYGERIPMDAAVGGENRVGFTMRVPMGVVSAITPFNFPFNLVAHKVGPAIAAGNSIVLKPAEKTPLSSLFLAELFQEAGLPDGVLNIIPGLGPELGPVLNTHPYVKNITFTGSPRVGKEIRKLAEFRKVTLELGSNSALIVDEGMDADAIMDRVVEGAFSYNGQVCISIQRIYVHRSLYETFLKKMVTRTKQLVIGSPFDENTDITAVINKDSLDRLATWISEAVGLGAKVEYGGTVEGPIMIPAILTDVPHQAKVIQEEVFGPIVSVMPFERLEEAIQLVNDSRYGLNAGVYTRDINRAFTCIHEIETGGVLINDIPTFRLDHMPYGGIKDSGTGREGVKFAMMDMMEEKFVSFHWR, from the coding sequence ATGGATAAATGGCATCTGTGGATCAATGGAAAGTGGGTGGAGGGTAAACAGTATGAACCGTTACACTCTCCCTCTAATGGAGCGGTCATCGCCCATATCGCCCAAGCCACAGTAGAAGATGCAAAAATAGCCATTGAAGGGGCACATTCCGCCTTTCAAGAATTCAAACACATGCCCGCCCATGAGAGATCCCAGATTCTATCGAACGCCGTTCAGCTTTTGGAGCAAAGAAAAGAAGAAGCCGCACGGATTATTGCCTCGGAGGCGGCAAAGCCGATGAAATCCGCTCGCACAGAAATCATACGTACCATCCAGACGTACCAATTTGCTGCCGAAGAAGCCAAACGGATATACGGTGAGCGGATTCCTATGGATGCGGCTGTGGGTGGGGAAAATCGAGTCGGTTTCACGATGAGAGTGCCTATGGGCGTGGTTTCGGCGATTACTCCGTTCAATTTTCCCTTTAATTTGGTCGCGCACAAAGTGGGACCAGCGATCGCTGCAGGCAATTCCATCGTATTGAAACCGGCAGAGAAGACACCGCTCAGTTCTCTATTTCTTGCAGAGCTTTTTCAAGAGGCGGGATTGCCGGATGGCGTACTCAATATCATTCCTGGGTTGGGGCCAGAATTGGGGCCAGTCCTGAACACACACCCGTACGTAAAGAACATTACGTTTACCGGGAGTCCCAGAGTGGGCAAGGAGATCCGCAAGCTTGCTGAATTTCGTAAAGTAACATTAGAACTGGGATCCAACTCTGCCTTGATCGTCGATGAAGGAATGGATGCAGACGCCATTATGGATCGAGTCGTAGAGGGGGCGTTTTCGTATAACGGCCAAGTATGCATTTCCATCCAACGTATTTATGTGCATCGCTCCTTGTATGAAACGTTCCTGAAAAAAATGGTTACCCGTACAAAGCAGTTGGTAATCGGTTCTCCTTTCGATGAAAATACGGATATTACTGCGGTGATCAACAAGGATTCATTGGATCGTTTGGCCACTTGGATTTCGGAGGCGGTAGGGCTAGGTGCAAAGGTGGAGTACGGAGGAACCGTGGAGGGGCCAATCATGATACCCGCTATATTGACTGACGTCCCCCATCAAGCCAAGGTCATCCAGGAAGAAGTGTTCGGTCCGATCGTTAGCGTAATGCCATTTGAAAGATTAGAAGAGGCAATCCAATTGGTCAATGATTCCCGGTACGGACTGAATGCTGGAGTGTATACCCGCGACATCAATCGAGCGTTTACGTGTATCCATGAGATCGAAACGGGTGGAGTACTGATTAATGATATCCCTACCTTTCGCTTGGATCACATGCCGTATGGCGGAATCAAAGACAGTGGGACAGGCAGAGAAGGCGTCAAGTTTGCAATGATGGATATGATGGAGGAAAAGTTTGTGAGTTTCCATTGGCGCTAA
- a CDS encoding acetolactate synthase large subunit translates to MMKATDLMVECLENEGVQYIFGIPGEENIDFVHSLASSDQIQFVAVRHEQGAAFMADVYGRLTGKAGVCLATLGPGATNLLTGIGDANLDHAPVVAITGQAGLERMHKESHQYIDVVAMFKPVTKWSIQVKRPETIPEIVRKAFKLAEMEKPGAVHIELPEDMAADDIDKKTLPKTELPRTVPSADSMEKALELIAASKKPFIIAGNGVIRQQASKELQAFAESLKAPVAHTFMAKGVLPPDHPLNMYTVGLQMKDYVLCGIHEADLIIAIGYDFVEYLPIYWNENNLTPIIHMDTLPAEVDEHYPVVAELVGDIQAALGYLTEHHKGAKAWMPGGELHQKLKQELAQINEEASIHLEDGGVRIKLMTILDEVSKNANDNTIVISDVGAHKLWIARNYQPKLPNRVVISNGFASMGIAVPGAIGAKIACPDDPVICITGDGGFLMNGVEIETAKRLGIAFTILLLNDSKYGLIDWKLKNRFDASYGVEFENPDFVRFAESFGITGMRVSHVTELEAALKKALSMNEIVLVEIPVDSEENLKLSQHLGKLVCRQ, encoded by the coding sequence ATGATGAAAGCGACGGATTTGATGGTCGAGTGTTTGGAAAATGAAGGGGTACAGTACATATTTGGAATTCCAGGGGAAGAAAATATCGATTTTGTTCATTCGTTAGCTTCTTCTGACCAAATTCAATTTGTGGCTGTCAGGCATGAGCAAGGGGCGGCCTTCATGGCTGACGTTTACGGAAGGTTAACCGGGAAGGCAGGAGTTTGCCTCGCCACTTTGGGACCGGGGGCAACCAATTTGCTTACAGGCATAGGTGACGCCAATCTGGATCATGCCCCTGTGGTCGCGATTACGGGACAAGCCGGTTTGGAACGGATGCATAAAGAATCGCACCAATATATTGATGTCGTGGCCATGTTCAAACCTGTGACAAAATGGTCGATCCAGGTAAAGCGGCCTGAGACGATCCCGGAAATCGTCCGGAAAGCTTTTAAACTGGCGGAAATGGAGAAGCCTGGAGCAGTTCATATCGAGCTTCCTGAAGATATGGCAGCAGATGATATCGACAAGAAGACGCTTCCTAAAACAGAGCTGCCGCGAACCGTACCCTCTGCGGATAGCATGGAAAAAGCCTTGGAATTGATAGCTGCTAGCAAAAAACCGTTCATTATTGCCGGGAACGGTGTGATAAGGCAGCAGGCTTCCAAAGAATTGCAAGCATTTGCTGAGTCGCTGAAGGCACCAGTCGCCCATACGTTCATGGCAAAAGGAGTATTGCCTCCCGATCATCCCTTGAACATGTATACGGTAGGACTGCAAATGAAGGATTATGTATTGTGCGGGATTCATGAAGCGGATCTGATCATTGCGATCGGCTACGATTTTGTGGAATACCTGCCTATCTACTGGAACGAAAATAATCTCACGCCAATCATTCATATGGATACGCTACCAGCTGAGGTGGATGAGCATTATCCAGTCGTGGCGGAATTAGTTGGGGATATCCAGGCCGCATTGGGGTATCTGACGGAACATCACAAAGGCGCGAAGGCGTGGATGCCTGGCGGAGAACTTCATCAAAAACTAAAGCAGGAACTGGCGCAGATCAATGAAGAGGCTTCCATTCATTTGGAAGATGGGGGCGTCAGGATCAAACTGATGACTATTCTGGATGAAGTTTCCAAAAACGCAAATGACAACACGATTGTGATATCCGATGTGGGTGCCCATAAACTTTGGATCGCGCGTAATTACCAACCCAAGCTCCCGAATCGCGTCGTCATCTCCAATGGTTTTGCATCCATGGGGATCGCCGTTCCAGGAGCGATCGGTGCAAAAATAGCTTGTCCCGATGATCCAGTCATTTGCATTACAGGAGACGGCGGATTCTTAATGAATGGAGTAGAAATAGAAACCGCGAAACGTTTGGGTATAGCATTCACCATCCTTCTGCTCAATGACTCCAAGTATGGATTAATTGATTGGAAGTTGAAAAATCGTTTCGACGCAAGCTATGGGGTAGAATTTGAAAATCCTGATTTTGTCCGTTTTGCCGAAAGCTTTGGCATCACTGGCATGCGTGTCAGCCATGTCACCGAACTGGAAGCTGCATTGAAAAAAGCGCTTAGCATGAATGAGATTGTGCTCGTTGAAATACCCGTAGATTCCGAGGAGAATCTAAAGCTGAGCCAACATCTGGGCAAACTGGTTTGCCGGCAGTAG